The Lujinxingia vulgaris genome segment AGTCGAAGGCCGAGGGCGATCTGAGCGAGGATGGGGCGTCGCCGGCCGGCGCGGAGTCCGATGAGGATCGGGAGTGGACCGTGGCGGTGCTCTCCGACTTTAATGGCGCTTACGGATCGACCGAGTACGGCGATGAGGTGCACCGGGCGGTGGCCTGGCTCAGCGATGAGGTGCGCCCCGATGTGGTCATCAGCCCCGGTGATATGGTGGCCGGGCAGCGCGCCGGGCTTGATCATCGGGCGATGTGGGCATCTTTTCATGAGGTTGTGACACGGCCGCTGGCCCGCGCGGGCATTCCCTTTGCCATCTCGCCAGGCAACCACGACGCCTCCGGCTCGCCGGCGTTCTGGGAAGAGCGCGTGCATTTTGCGCGGGAGTGGCAGGATCGCCCCCCGCAGGTCGAGATGGTCGAGACGAGCGGGTATCCCTTTTATTACGCGTTTAAGGTGGGTCCGGCGCTCTTTGTCTCGCTGGATGCGACGACGGTGGGGCCTATCGATGAGGCGCAGAGGTTGTGGCTGGACGCGGTGCTCAAGGCGCACGCCGAGCTGAGCACGAAGATCGTCTTCGGGCATCTTCCGCTGCATCCGGTGGCGCAGAGTAAAGAGGATGAGACGCTGGCCGATGAGGCGCTGGAGGCGTTGCTATTGCGCCACGGGGTGGATCTTTATGTGGCCGGGCATCATCACGCCTATTACCCGGGAAAGCGCGGGGAGCTTGGGCTTTTGCACAGCGCGTGCATCGGGGCCGGGCCGCGTAAGCTGCTGGGGGAGGAGCGGGTCAGCGATCGTTCGGTGGCGCTTGTGCGCTACGGGAGCGACGGGGTGCGCTCGGTGGAGGCGTACCGCGGGGAGGGGTTTGAGGAGGCGGTGCCACGTGCGGAGCTGCCGCGTTCGGTGGGGGAGGGGCGGCGCAAGATCTGGCGCGACGATGTGCAGCCGAACGAGGCCGATGTGCAGGCGAAGCGCCGGGTGTGGGGTGGCTTAGAAGGCGGCGCCTAAGAGCAGGTAGAGATCCGTGATGCCCTCGGGGCCAAGCCCTCGGGCGTAGCCCAGGCGCAGGCTGTTGCTGGCGTAGTAGCCCAGGATGGCGTCGAGCTGCAGCTCGGCACCGATGCCCGTAAGAAGATCGGCGTCGGCCAGGTAGCCGTTGTAGGCGGTGCCGGTGTCGACAAAGACCTGGCCTTTGAGCTGACGAAAAAAGAGGGGAAGAGTGGAGAAGCCGCGATCGAGATCGAGGATCGGAAAGCGGTACTCGAACTTCGCGAGCTGGTACTGCTCCCCGCGCTGAACCCCCGGGGCAAAGCCGCGGATGGGGTAGCCGACGCGCGGCTCCTGGAAGATCACCGCGCTTAAGATCTCCTGGGGGCTCAGCCCCCCGATGGCGTACTGGCGCTGCGGGCCGCTGGCGCTGCGGGTGAGCGCGCCTCGAAGTTGCAACGCGAAGACATGGCGATCGATGAGCGGGTTGGGGTGAAAGGCGCTCAGCGCGTACCCAAAGGTCAGCGCGTTGTTTGTGTGGCCCAGCGCAGGGTGCTGCACACCCACAGACGCGCTCATGGAGACGCCGCGCTCCACCGAGATGGAGCGCGCGTAGCGGTAGAGTCGGCTGTAGGAGAGCCCGAACGAGAGCTCATTGAACCAGCCCAGAAGAGGCTCCCGCGGGCGGATGTCGCCGGGCTCCGGGGTAATTCGGGGCCTTTCTTTGAAGGTGGTGTATTCGGCGCGGTAGTTGGTCGTAAAACTGACCCTCTCCGAGAGGACGCGCAGCGGAAAGGAGAGCCCGAGCTGCCCGACGTATTGGCGCTCCAAAAAGGGCACGTAGCGGCTCTCGGCGATGAGCGCGCGGGCGCGCGGGTAATCCGAAAAACGCCCCAGCAGCGTGAGGTTAAAGGGCAGCCCTCCGTAGCGGTAGACAAAGCCCAGGTTGGCGCTCGGATCTTCAAATCCCTCGGCGGTGGTGACCCCGCCACTGAGCGTGTAGCTGTGAAGCTCCAGCGGGTCGTAGCCCTCGATGGTCGCGCCGAGGCCCGCGCCTGAGCGCAGCACGCCCGCATCTGGCATCAGAGTCAGCGGCGCTATCCAACGCCCGGCCTGATAAGGCTCGGGTTGAAGATCGAGCTCCGGCTCCGGATAGGCCATGGGGGGGCGCGCACGCACGCTCTCGGCGGGCATATGCTGGCGTGTGCGCGGGTGGGGAAGGCGCGCGATCTCAAAGCCGCGCGCGGTGTAAAGGCTCACGTAGATGAAGTCGCCATCCGGCGTTACGACCGGCGAAAACGCGCCGGTGATGACGTTGCTCACCTGCCAGCGCTCCAGCGTCTCAAGGTCCAGCGCGAAGATGTTGAACACCCCGCGGGTATCCGCCGCGTAGTAGAGATGGCCCTCGGGACCCACGTGCGGATCGAGCTCATGGGCGGCGGTGTCGGTGAGTTGTCTCAGCGCGCCGTCGCTTAAGTTCACCTCCCAGAGGTCGCGCTGGCGCCGGTCGAGACGCCACCAGCTGAAGATGATCGTGTCGCCCCCGGGGCCAAACACAGGCCGCGAGATCTGCTGCCAGTGGGCATCGTCTTCGGGAGGATGGTGCAGGCCCGAGACCACGACGCGCTCCTCCGATGGCGCGTCGAGCGGACGCACCACAAGCTCCATGGTGCCCCGGCGGTTTCGCACGTGCGCCACGAGCTCGCCATCTGGCGAGACGGCCGGCTCGCGGGCGCGATCGCCCCGGGTGAGTCGGCGAGTCTGGTGGGTGCGGACGTCGTAGGCGAAAAGATCCTGGAAGGAGTACACGCTCTCAAAGGTGTCGGAGCGCGAGTAGATGAGCACATTGCCGTCGGGTGTCCAGGCCGAGGGGCCGGCGGCACCCTCGGCCTGGCGCAGCGGACGTGGGGAGAGCCCCCCGGCGTTCACGCTGGCGAAGACCGGGTGGGCCGACTCGGCGGAGGCGTAATAGGTGATCTCCGGGCGCTCTCCCGGGCGCAGCGTCGGGTACTGGTGGCGGCCGCCGCCCCGGGTCACAAAATCAACCGGGCTCACCCCCTGCGCGCGGGTCAGCGCCTGACGCGCCCAGGCCTTGGCCTGGGCCTCGGCCATAAAGCCCGCCCAGAGCTCGTCGAAGTCTTCACCGCTGATCTGCCGGGCGCTGCGGTTGAGCGCGTACGGAAGCACGCGGCGACCGTATATGTGGTTGAAATCCTTGATGAAATCTTCGCCGTGGCGGCGCGCGATGTAGTCGGCAAAGAAGCCGCCGTAGAGGTAGGCTGCGCTCCCCGAGGGCCAGGCCACCGGCAGGCCCGTGGATTGCCCCAGGGTAAAGAGGGTGTCCTCCAGCGACGCGGTGCGCAGCCACATCGAAAAGAGCGGACTATCCACTCGCCCCGTGCCCGCGCGCGTGGTCTCAAAGTAGGTGGCGATGCCCTCGGTGTACCAGCGGGGCAGGGTGGCGTTGGGGTGAAACTGTTTGCCAAAGACGCGGTTGACCAGCTGGGGCAGGCCCGGGTTGGTGTCGATATGCAGGGTGTGGACGTACTCGTGGTAGACGAGCACGCGCAGCCAGTCGTCGAAATAGCCGAGCACGCTGTCGGCCTCGGGCGGCATCCCGTAGATCGTAACAAAGTTGCGACCGAAGGTGCGGGCAAAGCCGTTGGCCGAGTCGATCCGGTCGGTGACCACCACGTGGGTACGCAGTCGGGGCGTCCAGTCGAGCGTGGGCGCAAGGATCAGGTGCGCCTCCTCAAAGGCCACCGCGGCGCGGCGGGCCAGCGCTTCGGTCTGGTCGTCGTAGTGGATGTAGAAGTGGGGGGTGGTCAGCGTGAAATAGTCACGCTCCGGATCGTCCAGGGCGTGGGCGGTCTGAGCGCCAGACGTCGCCACACATGCCCCTATGAGGATGGCGAACATCCAGAATCGCAGCATCACTGACAAAATGTGGCGGGGGCGCTCGGGCGCATGGAAAGGGCGTAAGAGCATAGCCCGCAGGTTGTAGCAGCGCGCCGGGCGCGATGAAAGCACACAGCGCGCCTCACCAGTACGTCACGCGCTCATCGAGCGGTGCCGATGCCACGGCGGGAGCGGCGCCCGGGTTCGTCTGGACGCTGGCCACGCGGCTCTCCAGAAGTTTTGCCAGGGTGATCGCGTCGTCGACATAACCCTTGAGAAGGTCAGCGTCGAGCACCCGCTTTTTATGCTCGATGAAGAGCGTGCCGTTGAAGATCTTGAGGTCTCCCGCCTTCGTGCTCGTCTTCAGCAGGGCTTCTCGCACCTCCGGGTCGGCGAAGATGCGCCGCATTACGCCCTTGTCTTCGAGGTGGATGCTCAGCTCGTCATCGAATCGATTAGGTGAAAGCGCGCTGAAGATGCCCGGGGCGTTGTCTTCATGAAGCGTTGCCGGCTTCTTTTTATGAACGCGACCGAAGTGCTGCCAGGCCGGGCTCAATGCCACGTTGACACCGACAAAGTAGGCCCGAACGGTTCTCGAGGAGTTATGTGTTCGAACCGTCTCGCTCTCATGGCGCGCCACGATCTGGAGCGCAACGCCCTGGTGGGTTCCTTCGAGCCGATAATTCTTCAGGGAGTCGCCGCTCAGCTTGAGTCCCATCGCCTCACCAGCGTTGGTCCAGGCTGATTTGGCCATATGCTCGATGATCAGCGCGAAGAGGACGACGACGGCGCACATCAGCAAAATGAAAAGGATCAAAAAGACCTGAATGCTGTTCAGGCCGAAGGTTTCCATGAAGACGTCTAACATCGCGCGCTCCGAGCAGGGGGAAGGCGCAAATCTGGCATAACGCGGCGGCGCAGCGCAACGCTCGTCGTGATGTCAGATAGGCCCGGGTGCGCAATCCTTACGAAGTTCGCGCCAGCGGCCGCGGCGCCTGAGCGGGCAGGGCGCTCTGGCAGCCGTGGCGCGTGCTGCTATGCACCGACCTACCGGGCGCCGATCCAACCCTCGGGGCGAATGGTCACATAGAAGTTAGCCCGGCCCTGGCCGCCGACTTCGTCGGCGGGAAGCTCCCAGCCCAACAGCGCCTCTTGCATGCACTGGAGCGCCTCGCCGGAGGGATGCTCGGGGCCGGTCTCATTGCTCAGGGTGAGGTCAATGGCCGAGGGGCGCGCGGGGCCATCGGTCGGGGTGGTGGGCCAGCGCATCTCGACCTCGGCCACGATCAGATCGAGGGGAAGTTGCGAGCGAAGCTGCTCGGCGCAGACGCCCAGCGCGCCGGCCTGGCGGGCAAGCGGGGCGGGAAGCGAGGTCTCCGCGCCGGCGGGGCTACCCTGCCAGCGGAAACCCTCGATGAGCACGGGGGAGGCCGGCTCGCGTTTGGTTTCGGTGGCCACGAGCTCAAAGTCCAGTCGGTAGCTCAGCGTGTAGACCGGAGCTTCGGGCTGGCTTAAGTCGGGCTCAGCGGGGAGCTCAAAACTCACGTTCCAGAGTCGTTTGAGCATGCAACGCGCGTCGGTGGTGGCCATCTCTTTAGGCGTGCC includes the following:
- a CDS encoding metallophosphoesterase family protein encodes the protein MRRELILAAATLGGILLAMPAMGGTPVRPVEDGAKHATPRESADEAKHAEAESKAEGDLSEDGASPAGAESDEDREWTVAVLSDFNGAYGSTEYGDEVHRAVAWLSDEVRPDVVISPGDMVAGQRAGLDHRAMWASFHEVVTRPLARAGIPFAISPGNHDASGSPAFWEERVHFAREWQDRPPQVEMVETSGYPFYYAFKVGPALFVSLDATTVGPIDEAQRLWLDAVLKAHAELSTKIVFGHLPLHPVAQSKEDETLADEALEALLLRHGVDLYVAGHHHAYYPGKRGELGLLHSACIGAGPRKLLGEERVSDRSVALVRYGSDGVRSVEAYRGEGFEEAVPRAELPRSVGEGRRKIWRDDVQPNEADVQAKRRVWGGLEGGA